Part of the Quercus robur chromosome 5, dhQueRobu3.1, whole genome shotgun sequence genome, TCCAGAAGTATCCTGCTTGTTTGAGGAATTTTTGGGCACGAAGTTTCCAAGCAATTGCTTGTCCAACATTCTCCGGGCAGCATCATATTTTCTTATCCTTCTAACCAACAATGATCCAGTTTGTTGAATTTTTGGTACAAACTTCAAAGCATGGAAGTTGCATTTGCATCTTAGTTTCTGCAATACATTGAAGTATATTTAACTGGATTATAAAGGCATTGGGATCATGCACAAGAGTTATATGCcactatatatattatacaaataTGCAGAATTTTTCACACTTCTGAAAAGTATAGGACAAATTACTTTAAATCAACTACCAAACAAGTTCTCAAGAAGATATTATGATATTCAATAGGAACACAGGTAGGACATGCATTTTCTAGCTAGTAGCTTTCATTGCACAAATAACTATTTTTGTGAAATATTCAAATCATTAGGGGAATCATTTATAACCTGAAGATTAGAAGGCAACGGATCAAAGCCCAGTCGATTTCCAAATCCAAGAAAGTGAACAACTCCATTTTTTAAGAGAGGAGGAAGTACACTTTTAATGTAATCAACAGGCTTTGCCTCCTTCACAATATCTGCATCAGTAATCTGAAAAGGCAAGGTTAAAGCTTTAAGATATTGTTCTCGAAATGAGTGCAATTTATTCATCTAAAGTATCACACACAAATTACCAGGCTACCAAGTGCTTCAAAGTCAAGTGAACTCAGATGAGGAGGGAGATCCTTAACAATGTTGACATCATCCTTCAGGGTACTCATAAAATACTCCTCTTGATAAATATCACCAAACTGGCTGCACTTATGTCAAATTAAATGTGTGCATCAATAAATGAGGCATGTACATcgcaattgaaaaaaaaaaaaaagcactaacTGTATCTAGGCATTAATTGAATCATAGAGGTCATGAAAAACCTATCAAGTAATCAACCAGAGATTCTTGAAATGGATGTACAATTCATCACGAGCAACATTTTCTTGTTCTTTGAATTGATATCATTCAAATGCTCAGAAGCTTAGTTTAAGCTAAATGATATCCatctaaatataattttattttttgtagatggggaaaagaaataaattttatatgaatACTTCTCAAGCCATCTGTGATAGTTATCAACCACATTGCATGCTTAAGATACTTATTTTTGGTGTGCACCTTAAGATGCAATGTTAACTTAACAGTTTATCGTATGAGATGCAATGGAGAAAAAACCAAAGATCCCAGGCATACTGGGCtttcaaagagaagaaaactttggttttaacaaaaaatattttgctgaAAGGATAGTGATAACTACAAGTCATGCCTGCTATGTGTTAGTTCAAGAACAAGAATTGCTAAACAAAGCAATGCTGGGTTTGGCATCCTACTCTTCTGTAGTTATAATAGCCAAAGTAATACTATGTAGTATGTACAGAGGTAAACAAGTAATAGAGAACTGTTATTCATATCTGAAACTATCTTTTTAGGATTTAGCTGAAGTAGAATGACATAATAAAATACCAAGACTGAACTGAGGATTTGTTCTATGAAAACTGAACACAAATCTGAAATTAGATAGCAGAACATTCACACATAACCAGAAATTCATGAAGCAAACCATATAACTAGAAAAAACTAGTTGTTTGTTTGGGTGATACCAACATTGACCTACAGAACTATGTCAATGCCATCCTGATGATGTGAAAAGTAACCAACTtaaaattactttaaaaaatttcaaaaataatatcaGATATGATCTCAAACCTGGGATCCTTCCAAACATTGCTATAAAGAAATCTTGGAAGAACTAGAGTGGCATTAAGAAGAGATGCCACGGCAACAGCATTACAAATCTGTAAGCATTAACAATAACTTAGTCAGTTCCACTAGTGGAGGAGATAACTGAATAAAAGATCAGAAAAAAGGGACTATAAAAAATTCCTCCCAAACACACACCTGCAAAGAAACTAGAACTAGTTGATGAAAAAATGGAATCAAAATTGAAACACGTGAGACATTATTTAAATATGCTTCAATCACTTTTAGGTAGAAGTTATATacaattcaaattttgtttggaaaattaAGTATGCAATTAAATCTATATCAATGAGACAATAAGAATGGTCCAGTAGAGCCAAACACCTAGCCCCATGTTTATATAACACGATTTTTACATAAGCATCCTTAAGTTTCTGAAAACCCAAATTCTTCCGGATGTTCATTTCCATGGATACTCCTATATCAGATAATTAGATGAAAGAACTCAGAGCAAACCCATATCAGTTGCAAAAGAAATCATGATACTTGATAGTGACCCTATTAAATATACAAAACCTAGGACAAAGAGCTGTCTAACGTCACAAGCTTGGAGCTGTCCAAAGTATTTCTTTTCTCAGTAGATGGAATTTCAAGATTGTCCTaagtaatttcatttttcctactCCAAAATTTCATTaggtttcagattttttttgtaGAAGGAAAACTATGACTCAAGGCAGCCAAGGTACTTACAGCAACTCGTTGTTGATTGAGACCACCATTTGCACTGATTAATATGTAGCcattatttttgtcaaatttcccTGTCCAAAAGCATGACAAAGTTTAGAGTGATTTGCACAGTAAAGGATGCAAGTTCAACTGTAGTAACTGACTATCATTTGAAATGCATATTTCTCATGCATCGAACAAGGTTAAAGAAGAATCAAATACCCATATTCGTTGGAACTTTTCTGTCAGAGCATGGTTTCCATGCAGAGGCCTGCTGATATGGTTCCTCCAAGAACCTTGATGACTCTTGCTTAAACTCTTTCTAAAGCATAGTTAATGTCTCAGATATTTGCACACCTAATTTCATGAGCTAATCTGAAAATGTGTACCAAACATTAAAGTTATGAAGCTAACCTCAGCAAGAGCACTGGATGCTAAGTTTAGAAGCCGGTCATACATCACTGGTGATTTTTCTTCATTGATGTAGGCATCTCTATCTTCCTCCTTTGGAAAATACATGCCATTGGAATTAGATATATTAGTCAGCATGATTTAATAATATTTCCCTTATTCTAGAATTAATAATTCATTACAGTTTGCTCGTGTATTAGAGGAAAATCCTTGCCACATGACTAAAGAAACTCCACACACTAACTGATGCACATAAAGCAGACTTGGAATGCAAATTGCCCATGACCAGTAGCAGCTGAAATCCTGAGCCTGAAGAGTAAAAACACATATGCAAACACAATGTCCCAAGTCTTGCAGATAGAAAAAATGGACATGCATTTTTTTCATACCATATGCCAATGCAGACAGATCGCTTAACTACAACATTTCAGTAACAAAATATGTtctaaaaaatgctaaaatgcaTCTATCTTGAGGATTCACCCATAGGTTGAAAAGATAGAAACAAAAGAATCAGACACTCAGTCATCCACAGCAGCAACAGACTATCAGTGAACCGGAGGATAAGATAACaagaagaaaatatgaaagaaaCTACCATATTAAGAATTGAACAAATAATATTGACTAAATTCTTGTTATTTAACTTCTTTTCAAACACTCAGTCACCTACACTTTCATTGCTACATTCTTGCCAATTTAACTTCTTTTCCTTGAGTTCCAAGTTACTAATTGACCAGCTCTTACCTAGGCAGCTAAATCAAGAATGGAACATAAAATATTGACTCAAGAAGCATTTCAAAAAGTGTTATACCTTGAGTCCAGTTGATTTTCTTTGGGCTAAGTGATGCTGAAAATTTCGCAAATCAAAAATGGACATCAAGAGAGAATCAATCAATAGAATAAAACCCATCAACCCCAACATGAAAGCAATCAATTTCACATGCTTTCTAAGCCACAAATTTTTCTTCCCCACATAAACTCCCTTAGAAGCATTATATTTTGCAGGATCATTCTTCCACCCATGAAGCAATACAGTTTTGGAATTCCAATGGTTATCACCCCATGAAATTCTCCTTCCAATAGAAGGATCACTACCAGGTAAAGTATCTGGGCATCTAAACTGATACTCTTTCATCCCTAAAAAAGAATAAGCCTTTGGGACACTTACTTCCCCTTAGACCATTATCTCTCAGCAAAGCTTCAAGTATTCAGAATTTTAACACAATACCACAACTACCATCTCATATTCCAACAAAATTTTGGCCAGTAAATTAAGCCTAAAACAGATAAACACCCTTAATACAACGATTTAAACATACTTATCAAGCCTGTGTCACCCTCCATTTCTCATTCTGAAACCGACCCACCAACCCATCAAACCATACAATCAGGAAAGTCCAGTGTTGGGTGGCAAATATTGATATGAAAGGGAAaacaaagtttattttttgataaattaagaACGTCCAAGAATTAATTCAAAGTGAAGCTAAGAAGTTGGTGACAAAGATGTACATAAACAGATGAGTGAAAACCAAGCgagaagccaaaaaaaatacaatggaACAGCTACTTGTCACCAACCAGAAAAAAAACGTTGGTTCTGTGCTTTCTGGGTTTCCATTGTCGAATCAAATGTATTACAACGAAAGGTTTTGAACACAAATATGAGAGTTTTTTGATTTGGTATTGGCGGGCCCTTTGAACCAACcgtatatttatatttaagttGGCTCTCGGTAGCACacacattttattaatttattaagcatatgctagaaaaagaattttgaacttttttctTGCGATTGGTGTGGTGTAATATGTAATTTTCATATAGCTTTAttataaatacaatttttattatacaccaaTTATAATGTAttgctataaaaaaattatagcgtACCAATTTAATAGTTGTGTGAAAAGTTTTGTGATTAGATCTTTTGTAATTAACCTTGTGATTGCAATTAGTTCAATTAGTAACTGACAATAAAAGATTTAAAGTTCAATCCTCGTCTATACTAAAAAtcgattggtatcttggtctaatgataaaaaattattatcagaAGCAGAtactataagttgaaactctctttaaaaaaaaaaaaagtaaaaagtcaATATGACAATTTCTTATTGTAAGTTCCAGTTAGTTCAACCGGTAAAGTCTCTGGCAATTGAATAAAAGATTAGGAATTCAATCTCTTTAAAACAAACCGACTGATGTTTTTGTCGcataataaagaactatcatcaagttataggttaaaaaaaaaaaaatcttttgtaaCCCATCTGTGCTGCTTTAGATTAGGGTGAATTTTGCaataaagatttatttatttaatcatttaatggATTCTGctatttcattaaatttttttttcttctaattttagaCTAACggatattattatatatgtttttagatttctgaaaaataaaattttattataaattgacggaaagttgaaaaacaaatgaagaggattctaacacataaaaaaaagtgataaataaCTTTTCATTTTGAGCTTTTTGACCTTTGAATGCAATGGTTAAAAGATAATGTTAATTATTTCCTTGAATAATAGAATTAAGGTAAGATTGAGGATTTAAGATTGTATGTTAttccaaagaaaaataacttctgcgcactttttttcttcataatttgattgtaacaaataaaaatacaaaaaaaaaaaaaaatgctagttaaattacaacacttttgACATACTCAAATGTATGGAAAGTcctaaattaatttaaattcaaattattataattttataacttatattttttatatttgtaggGGTGATAGGCCCAGTAGTATATATCTATGTATATGTTGGACAAGGGCCCAATCCAAGGACGCCTGGTAGTCCAAGGACAGGTAATCGCTATTATGGAAGTCGGCATTAGTGAATAAAGAAAGGAGATTGGTCATGATGGTCCaagaaggtggtccgaggaggattGCTTCCTCTGCTAAGCAAAGCAGAGATCAGAATGTGTGGTCTGCCATCCAGAAATAACGTTCCAAGAgattctattgataaggatacGCATCATGAAAGCTCAGGACAAATGAAAgttatgaaatatctaagagaaagatGCTACCACTGTATTGAATGttctgtagctaactctctggccgcattaatgaagaagtAATAactgaacagtaattttcagccttacagctactaccgAAGACTTCAGGAatgtgctgatgggacaaggatcaacaccaGCAATCTAATCTACACATGAAGGGTGGAGATAAAAGGagaaagatagtataaaataaaaagaaggccTTGAGAAAAGGAATCAgagaattgaaagaaaaatattgtagcaacaAGAACTGTACGTGCCTGTAATCAAATTCAAgatatatatacaagaactaatCTCttcggattgtgccgaggacaattttctttagataaaaccaGTATATGTTTACTTTCTTGTTATCTGAATCCATTATCATTGTTACCCAACTCATTAAAGCCTAATTTtctaacctactctctacaaattcatcgTATTAGGCTCTTTAGACCTAGATCCTTTTACTCTTTGGGCTTAAGGACTAAAAACCTGCTCTTACAATATTTATATGGAAAAACTTTAGTGTGATCATATTATTggaatatttttgaaaactaaagGTGACACGGTTTGCATTATACCAAATGTctattgaaataataaaaatgcaaaggttataaatttatcaaattgaTGTTAGAGGAAAGCTTGTTCAAAAACTTGGATTGCTtgtgttgatacccatttttgcGACACATTTCGTACAAGCCCGATTCAAATAAGCCCGACTTCCTTGTGGgctcaattcatgtattatattatattttattcttttaagcatggtCCAAGCTCATGCGACTTATTAGGGAAATTGAGGAAGTAtggtttggagggtatgggTTGGTTCCTTTCGGACCTTTTACATGAGCCCTACCCAtgcgtgctaccaagtgggTAAGGGACACTGGTAGCACTTCAGGCTCATGGAGGAGgtcttgtatccaaaatttcCACCCCAAAACAGCTTTTATGCTCTGTGTGATTGTAGCCTAAAGTTTCTGCCCAaaccatttttttcctttaaacatAGTTTGCTCCCATTGGCCAACTCCATCTGCTAGCCCTCACTTAGGTGACCCTGCCAATGGTTTGAAATTTCTGACCAAAGGCAACTAATTAAAGAAAACCCactttatttccaaaatcatgCTAAAAGCATACCAAACTCTTCCCTAAACAAAAGCAACCCaagccaaaacaccaaaatagTATCATAGGGGATAAAAGCCTCTTCCACTACTCAAAAACCAGTCACTTAGAGCACCCCAAGTTCAATACAAAAGGCCCCAATCAGATTCAAAATAGAGGAGCAACATTCTACCTAGAGCCCTAAAACTTCAAAGCAAAAAACTCATTCAGCTATTCAACAATCTTACAATTTTGAAGtttaggggtggaaatatgggtatagGGGAAcatttcctctcttcctcacgatctccctcaatttcctcttctgtgTGATTAtgggtcgaagtttcagacTTGTTAAACTACGTTTTCCCTATAGAGCTGAAACTTGAGAGCAAAAACCCACTGAGCCAAGagacattctcacaattctgaacCTTAGGAGTGGAAATATAGGTACAGGGGAatcttccctctcttcctcacgacctttttcattttctttttcagtgtGACTGTGGGTCAAAGTTTCATACctattatgtttttatgctttttctgcactttcattattagcattttgattttctcttgtcaaagcaccattagccttttgttcattatacatttggaattttgggcttgattctccacaaataaacacttctaaagaacccaaggggagATTTGGGTCATTCTCGCATTTTCGGCCCTTGTCGCAAAAATGTCCCCGACAGCTTGTAAATCAAGTGGGGTCCTTTTTTAAGAAGGCATCAGATGGGTTATTAACAATAGAGAtcattattcatcaaaaaatctTGTAAGTCGTAGTTCAACTAGCacctttttatcatttttaacaaaGTTGTCTAGTGATCACGtcccctttttttaattatcgaattatccccccaaaaaaagggaCGTCTATTCTCATGCTTTCAATTCAAGAACCTTAGTGAGGGATGGGGGCATGATGTTGGTAAAGCTTGTGTTTGTTCAATTTAGATTAGAGTTAGAATTTTGAGATTCTCTCATTTATCTTACCAAGTTtcattcaattaaatttaaaagctATTCTTATGAAATTTTCCTCTTAATTAAATTAGCTTACAATAATACAATAATGTGGTATTTCCTTCtctcacaaaataataaatttatcaattaaatttatagtgggaTCTattatttatgtgagaggaggaaaTACCAAGGTTGTTAAGTCTTATTTATGTTGGCAATTTATAAGCAAAACATAAGTTTTAAGTGTCTTTAGAAGTTTATTTTTGAAGACAAAATTGCTGCAAAGTTCTGCAATTCAAAGTTCGAATCTGGAAATTTTAACCAATCGAGACTGAAGTTCGACCAATTGAAAATCATAGATAGAATCAATTTGCAAATTTTAAAGCCTAGCACATCATCCAATCTACTAGGGTTTTGTGCCATTTATTCTACACTATATAAGAGATTGTATTGGatctaaaagagagagagagagagagagagagagagagagagagagagagagagagagagagagagagagagagagagagagagagagagagagaggtgccTCTTATGCCTCTTATTCTGGATTTGGGATTTCTGTACCCAAAACTCTCTCATATCTTTTACTGGTGATATTCTTTGAAAAAACTCAAGATTCAGTGTTGTAGAAGCTGCATCCTTATTCTAGTCATCAAATGTGCTAAAGATCTAAATCTTCACTATGATTGAAGTGCATGAAGTCTGTGGGATTCAAAGTTCAGTTTGGTAATTGAAGTTAGATTTACTATGAATTGATATTCTTGACTGTAAATCTCCAACTTATAGTGAAACTGTTACCTTGGGATTGATTAGGTCAAGTCTCCTATGTTTTTACTTTGGAATAAGTTGTTTCATAAggtttcttgggtcatcatatcttgtgtcATTTACATTTCCGTTGTATATGATATGCTCTATTAATTGTTTAACTTAAggctttcataataaatctaattaacaatttGGCCTTAAAACTGGTTAAATACTGTTTGTCTCAGGTGATGCGGGATAAATCAGATTCGCAGCTTCCGCATAATCAAACAATAGAAATATACAAGAAATAAGAACAGTTATACGACTCTACTCCGATCTATGAGTTAAGCCATGATCAAGGTTCAAGACAAAGAGAAGAGATAGAAGAGTGCTACAacaattttttatgaaaatctACCGGTTTCattataataatcaatttgATAATAATATGCTTCATTTTCCCAAGGTCCCTTTACACCCTTTTATAATAAAACCTCACCTGCCTTACGACTAGGATTCCTAATCAAACtaagaaatataataaagatAGAGATAAACCAGGAAAACAAATAAATCTAAATCctaattcaaatacaaataagaCTCCTAAGTCAACTAGAAGACTAATaagggaaataaataaattggaaaTCAATTAAAGATATGATCTCCTGCTTTCCAACTTCTACCTTTGAACTTCTCATAAAGATAGACATCATCCTTGTAATTTTCATTGATTTGGGTATGCTGCAGACTTCAACTTAATTACCATAAAATGTACCAGAATATCTTTTGCAGAATTTTTGCATGATTGGCAAATTAACCTTGAAGATGGAATGCAATCTTCTGGATATGCTGACCTCCTATTATTTCTCATTAATTTCTGCCATGGAATGCCATCAGTCCCTTGGTTCTCGCTAAGTACCAAATCTCCGGGGTTGTTGCTGCAGAATGCGTCATCCTCGTCAGATGTCCCTCCATCATCAGGGGTCTAAAACTAACAAAGGCTATACACTTCATGACcataaatattgaataatttccAATGCCTAATTTTCCGAAGATCCAAACATTCTTGTCATTGTGTAAATAATAGCATTCTTGTTAAGGAGGTTCTTGGTTAAGAGGTTTTactatttttcaaatataagcTCTTTGTGGCAATCTCTCATGTCCTACGTAAATGTTCCTTCAATCATTGCTAAAGGCCACGTTTTGGGCATCTCACGGCCTGTGGTTGCCTTAATATTTGTGCTTGTGCAAATTTGGTTGGGACAAAATTGTGCTTTCTTTGTGTCTTTTCTTCACCTTGAGATTCCAAGGATGATCCTTTTTCCTTTGTGTGTTTGGAACCTTTGGCTACActgaaatccttttttttttttttttttaaatgtaaaaaactAATTCTAACTTGAATGAAGTTTGTAATCTGAAAACGGTGGAATATTGTCATTCAAAAGCCCTCTTCAAGAGAGCTAGTGACCATCTAGGTGAATTGACAAAAGGCCATTTAAGCGCTGGTTTAAACTCAACACTGATGGATCTTCACTTGACAATCTCGGAATTGTAAGTGATGTAGGACTCCTAAAGAGACTTTCAAGAAGAATGAGTGAAGGGTTTCTTAGGCCATTGGAATAGTTACTAGTATTGTAGACTTGTAGTAGAGCTATGGGCGCTCTGAGATGGGCTTCTTAGTGCTTGATCTTGAAATTTGGTGGGAGTTAGTTAATTTGAATTGAGTGAATGCCTTAAAAGCAAACCTTAAAGAGGGTGTCTCTGTTTTATTAAAATGCTTCATATTGTTCATCAGATTATAATGTAAGCTAGATTAAAGTTATGAAATGAATGATATGGAATGCTTAAAGtcacaacaaaatatatatatatatatatatatatatatttatatctttaaattcatttttaagttttatttcaaTTCTTGACTAttctttattaataaaagttgtagTGGGCTTGTAAAGAAatgttaatattattattagctaGAATGCCTTTAACGTTTCCTTTTTCATTCACAATCGAatggatgaaaaatgtttttaatattttatcgCCTTagtatttgttttctttcatatctatattaaaatgacaaagaaacagaaaaaaaaaaatggaaatacaaAGCATGTTTTAGTCAAATAAAATTGTGGGATCATACAATTCTATGATCCCACTTTTGTCCAAACAAGCTAGTAGATCAGATTAAGATAGGTGGGAGGAGCATATGTTCATTTTCAATGGCTTATGTAAGATACTAAGATCACAATCCAAAACCAATCTTACCCAATTAATTTTGACATCCAAGAGGTCCAAACCTATGTAGGGTTTCTTCGTTGGGCTAAATGAACCTCAAGATGGGCTGATCTTGTTTCCTTTTAACTAGGTGTTTTCGGCCCAAAACAACCCATTTTTACACCTTATAGTCAGGCTCAAGTTTCATCATTGTTGCATTTTTCCTGTTTCGGTCCAGACCTTTCtttctatgtactttttttgcCGAGgtatccaaaaaaagagaaaaaccacAACAGTGTCTCTGAATTCTAATGCTTTAAGGGGACAAATTCatgttatctttcttttttt contains:
- the LOC126726226 gene encoding O-fucosyltransferase 8; amino-acid sequence: MKEYQFRCPDTLPGSDPSIGRRISWGDNHWNSKTVLLHGWKNDPAKYNASKGVYVGKKNLWLRKHVKLIAFMLGLMGFILLIDSLLMSIFDLRNFQHHLAQRKSTGLKEEDRDAYINEEKSPVMYDRLLNLASSALAEKEFKQESSRFLEEPYQQASAWKPCSDRKVPTNMGKFDKNNGYILISANGGLNQQRVAICNAVAVASLLNATLVLPRFLYSNVWKDPSQFGDIYQEEYFMSTLKDDVNIVKDLPPHLSSLDFEALGSLITDADIVKEAKPVDYIKSVLPPLLKNGVVHFLGFGNRLGFDPLPSNLQKLRCKCNFHALKFVPKIQQTGSLLVRRIRKYDAARRMLDKQLLGNFVPKNSSNKQDTSGGPSKYLALHLRFEVDMVAYSLCEFGGGENEKKDLQAYRETHFPLLIERLKNSSPISPTKLRKLGRCPLTPEEAALVLAGLGFKRGTYIYLAGHHIYGGESRMLPFTSLYPNLVTKESLLTSDELAQFRNFSSQLAALDFIACATADVFAITDSGSQLSSLVSGFRTYYGDGHAPTLRPNKKRLAAILSENSTIGWNGFEDRVKKMIEEGQRVRARGFGRSIYRQPRCPECMCKEAR